Within the Bacteroidota bacterium genome, the region AACCCAGGTCGCGCTCCAGGTTTTCGTTGGCCAGCATCTCCACGATCAAATCCACGCCTCGCCCTTCGGTCCACGCCAGGATCTGATCCTCGTAGCCGGGAGCGCGGTGATTGAAGGCGGCCTCCGCTCCGCGGGAGCGGATGAGCTCCATCCCCTCCGCCGTGCCCGCGGTGCCCAGCACGCGCGCGCCCCAGAGCCGGGCCCACTCCAGACAGGCCAGCCCGACCGAGCCGCTGGCCCCGTGTACGAGCACAAGCTCCCCGGGCTTTAGACGTCCTTTCTGAAACAGCGCCCTGTAAGCTGTGGCGTACGGAATGCCCAGCGCCGCCCCTTGGGCAAAGGAAAGCCGATCCGGCAAGGGGAAGACCTGATCGGCCTCGCAGAGCGCGTATTGCGCGTAGGTGCCCGTGATCGAGCCCGCTACGTAGACGCGATCGCCCGTGCGCAGCCCCTTTACGCCCTCGCCCACCGCGTCCACCACGCCGGCTCCATCATGCCCGGGGGTGTAGGGCAGCTCAGGCAGCCGACCGTAGACGCCAGAACGGATGTAGGCGTCTACGGGATTGACCCCGGCTGCGTAAATGCGCACCCGCACCTGACCCGGAGCGGGCTCCGGCGTGGGCACCTCCTCTAGGCGCATCACCTCCGGATCGCCAAAAGCGCGCACGCGTATGGCTTGCATAGCAGGTGCGAAAGCCGGTTACCGCCCCAAAAGGTGTCGCTATAATTCACGCTCCACGAACGCACTCCAGGGACAGAAGCGCCGAACCGTGCCCAGCCAGTAGGGGAGATTGGCCTCCACGTGCGAGGGCAGCCCATCACAGAGCTCTATGGCAACCTCGGCAAAGACCACGGTCTGGGGATCTAGGTGCCAGGACCAACGCCGTCCCGTCTGGGGATCTCGGTTGAAGCCGCCGTCTCCGGCCCTAAGCTCCCCGCTGATGATCCGCTGGCTTAAGCGTCCAGCCAGAATCTGCCGGGCTGTTTCGATCTGATCCGGGCTCATGATGCGGACCACAAAACGCTCCTGCCCTACACGCACCACGAACTCGGCGGCCCCTTGCTCGTGTCCGCATCCCAGAAGCGCGATCAACCCAATTCCAATGCAAAAAGCCCTCATAGGCGATCCGGTGTCCCCTAGGCGCGGCCCCGCCGCACAAACCAGTCTTGTAGCAGGTCGATTAGCTCCACTGTAGCCGGCGCGTAGGGGTCCACGTCGTAGAGCTCAAAGAGTTGCTCATCAAGAAATCGGCTGCACGCTTTCCAGTCCGCAAACTGACGCACGCTGTGCAAGAGCGCCTCCAGAGCCCCTTCTTGGCCCCGAAAGATCTCCCGCACAAAGCGGGATCGCTGTTCAGGGCTGAGCACGAGCTCCGGTTCCCGATCTCCGGGATCTGTGCGGAAACGCCTCCAGAGCGGATCCGAGCGGCCCTGAATCCGACGAGACGGCTCAGATCGGCGGCTTAGAAAAACCTTCCACAGGGGCGTGGGCCCGGCCGGCTCCTCGTGTACGTCGGACCGCCGGGGAGCAGCGGAAGTATCCTCCTCGGGCGGCTCCACCAATGGTCTTTCCGGACTCGCCGGTGACGTCCCCGGCTCGCCCTCTGAGGACGCTTCATTGGCCGTACCTCCCAGGGACTCCTGCGCAGCAGAGAGGGCTTCCGCCTCCCAGAGCCGTAGCCGTTCGTAAAAGTGCTCCCGGGGGGCTAGGTCCTCAGCCTCCGCTTGAGTGGACTCGGAGGACGCTAGGGGCTCCGAATCCGGGGGGCCTGCAGATCTTTCGCTTGCGAAGGTCGCGCTGAGATCAGGTGCCCACACGCGGGGGAGTGATGCCGAGGTTTCCTCCGGCGTATGCGAAACCCGGAGCGCGGCCTCTAGCTCCTCGGGGCTACGAATGCGAGCCCAGCTGGAAAACCGAGCCGCCTCTTGAGGGCGCTCTTTGCGGGCGAAATACGAAGACAGGGCCTCGCCGGGAACGCCCTCTGGAAAACAGGCAAACCACGGGCTTAAGAGCTCTCGCCATCCTTTGGGATCTAGGTCCTCGCAGAAAAGCCGATCCAGCCGTCGCAGAGCTCGCGCTACCTCATCGCGCTCCGGGTGCGTCCAGCCGCGTTGGCGCGCATAAACCTCAAAGAGCTCCAGCAGATACGGATAAGCCGCAAAGTAGCGCATGCGAAACAGGACCCGGTCCAACTCCTGCGCCCCGGAGCCATGGGGGAAGGCGAAGTCCACGAGCGCCGATACGGGCTCCAACAGGTGCCAGATAATCGCCCGAGCAGCCTTTTGGATAAGATCAGCCCGATGATCCATAGGAAGGCGGGCGGTTCGGTACACGGCCCGCCAAAAGGCAGCCGAAGCCCCCTGTACTGCGGGGTCGTCGAAGTCAAACCAGGGGTTTGCCAGATGCGCCCGGGCTTCTTCAAGGGCCTCCACAAAGGCCTGGCGCAAAAAGGCCAATACTGGTACGGGCCAGCCCAGCGCCTCTAGTTCCGCTAAACGCACTGAGGCGGATCCGGCCGGCAACATCCGGAGCAGACGCTGAGCGAGCCGATCGGCAAGCGCTTCCGTAAGCTGCGTCATCGTCTATCCAACGTCGCCGCGGCAATATACGCCGAAAGGCGGCCTCATGAAAGGTGCGCATCCAGGGGAGGCCATAGGCTCTTGCGCTTGCGAGCGAAGCGCCGTATTTTATTTGGCGCTTGTGCCCTCGTAGCTCAGCCTGGATAGAGCGTCTGCCTCCGGAGCAGAAGGTCGCAGGTTCGAATCCTGCCGAGGGTACGTTGAGGCCCGGATGAAATCCGGGCTTTTTTGTTGCCCCGCCTGATGGGCGAGGTTATCTTTGTAGAGTCCTTTTTGCCCGGGTGGCGGAATCGGCAGACGCGCTTGACTCAAAATCAAGTGGCCCTCGAGGCCGTGTGGGTTCGAGTCCCACCCCGGGTACCATCGAGCTCCTCTGAAGAGTCTTCAGGAAAGCGCCTCTTAAACGTTCGACGCCACAGGGAGCCGAAAGCCACCTTTTAGCCCTAGAAAGGCCTTCTTCGCAGGCACCTCTGGAGCTCGGTTGACCGAGACCCACCCCGCGTATCGCAGGGCCAGATGCGCCCCCCATTGCAGGAAGAAGAGTGGGCGGGGTGCGAAATCCATCACCTCGGCGCGTGTGCTGCGCGCTAGCAGCGCCTGGCGCAACTCCTCGGCAGTACGGCCCGGAAAATACGTGGCCGCCGATCCGATCAGGGATAGCAGATGGGCGTCGCTGCTGCTGATGGGCGCCAGGGGCCATCGCATGCGCTGTAGGGTTGCGTGGGCGATCTCGTTTTGCCGCTGGCTGTTGGCGCTGGAGTTGAATACCTCCATGCCCACGATGAAGGGGGCCACGTCCGGCTCCTGAAGCACCCGCTGGATGGTCCCAAAGCGCACGCTATAGCGGCTCTGACCCGGGTGCGGGATAATGCACAACCCCCCCTCATCGCGCACCCACCGCACCGTATCGCCTAAAGAAAGCCCGGCAGGGGGGGTGCGGTACACGAAAAGCGCCAGCAGATGCCCCTCCGCCGTGGACACCTCGCTTCCCGGAACGACTTGTAGCCCATAGGCCGGAGCCAGAGACAACGCTTCCAGAGAAGCTCGGATCTCATCATGATCCGTGATCGCAACAACGTCCAGGCCGACCTCTGCAGCCCGTTTGAGCACGGCCCGTACTGTGCTGGTGCCATCCAGGCTATAGATCGTATGGATATGCAGGTCGGCTAAACCCATCGGCGCACCCGCTCTAGTCCCAATACGCCCGCCAAAAAAGCGTTCCCGGGTTAAGCCTCGATAAAGGCGACATTAAAAAATCACGCTATAGGGCGCGGTTGTTTACTTATCGACGCGTGCAGTGCCCTTGACTGCTCTACCGTGCTCTCCGTATACTTGCTTTTGAGCCTGTAACGGGCATACAGAAAGGGGTTTGCCACGATGCGGCGTACGCATATCGCCCATAGCGGGTGGTGGTGGCTCTGGTTCGGGCCCCGGACCGGTGGGCGGATATGCTGCGCATAATCGAGAAAGGTCTCTTACGAAAACGCCCACCGGTCTCCGGTGGGCGTTTTCGCTTTAAGAGAAAGCCATGGTGGAGCAAGGCGCTAGCCGCTACAGGCGGCTTTTCATTCGGGCCCTCGCGGCGGATCTGCTGAGCCCCGTTTCGGCCTACCTGAGGCTTCGAAGGCAGGGGGCGCTTTCCTTTCTTTTGGAGTCCGTAGAGGGCGGAGAGCGACTGGGTCGGTACTCCTTCATCGGATGCGAGCCCATAGGATGGCTGCGCTCGCAGCGGGGGCGCGTGCGCTGGACGACGTCCGAAGCCGAAGAAGAGAGCCCGGATGTTTTCCGGGCCCTGGAAGCCCTTGTCGCCGCCGCTGGCCTTCCGGCTCAAGAGACAGATGGAAGCGCGCTGCCGCGCTTCTCCGGTGGCGCGGTGGGCTATATCGGCTACGAGGCTGTGCGACACATAGAACGCCTTCCGGAGCCCAAACCGGCCCCGTTTGCGATCCCGGAGGCTTGCTTTGGACTGTACGACACCCTGGTGGCCTTTGACCACGTTCAGAGGCGGCTGCTTCTGTTGACCTATGCACAGGATCAGCTCCAGGCGCAGCGGCGGCTGCGCGCGCTGGAGGAACGGCTGCGACGGCCGGCCCCGGAGGAAATCGATAAGCCGGCCCCTTTTATGCTGCTGGATCGCGCACCTACCAGCAACCAAAGCCGCGAGGCGTTCGAGGCCGCCGTGCGGCGGGCGCTTGCTTACATCGAGGCCGGGGACGTATTTCAGGTCGTGCTCAGCCAGCGCTGGGGGATCCGATACACGGGCGATCCCTTCCAGGTCTACCGGGCCCTGCGCATCATCAACCCCTCTCCCTACTTGTTTTACCTGGACTTTGGGGACTTCGCCGTATTTGGATCTTCTCCAGAGGTCCTGGTGCGCGTCGAGGGCTGTCGAGCTGAGCTGTTGCCCATAGCCGGCACGCGAAGGCGAGGCCGCGATCCGGAGGAGGACGCCGCGCTGGAGCGCGAGCTGCTTGGCGACCCCAAGGAGCAAGCCGAACACGTGATGCTCGTCGACTTGGGACGCAACGACCTGGGACGCGTGGCCGAGCCGGGCTCGGTGCGGGTGGAGCGTTACGGCTTTGTGGAGCGCTACTCGCACGTCATGCACTTGGTCTCGCACGTTACGGCCCGCCTGCGGGCCGAGGTGAGCGCCGTAGAGGCGCTGCGGGCCTGTTTTCCGGCCGGCACCGTAACCGGCGCCCCCAAGGTGCGCGCTATGGAGATCATACACGAACTCGAACCCGAATCCCGGGGCCCGTACGCGGGCGCCGTGGGATACTTGGATTTGCACGGCAATCTGGATACTTGCATCGCAATCCGCACCTTCATCGCCACCCGAGATCGGCTTTTTTATCAGGCGGGGGCCGGCGTGGTGGCCGACTCCCTGCCCGAACGGGAATACGAGGAAACGCTCGCCAAGGCCCGCGCCCTGGAACGCGCCCTGGCGCTTGCTTCCGCCAACCTGGAGCTATCTGCGATAGAACCGACATAGAAGAAGGGAAAACAGACCATGCGCACCGCGACCGATCACGTGCAAGAGTTAGTGCCCCATCTGCCCAAGGGGCGCGTGATCTTGTCCGGCATCCAGCCCTCAGGCCGTCTGCATATCGGCAACTACTTTGGGGCCATTCGCCAACATCTGGCCTTCCAATACGAAAACCGCGCCTTCTACTTCATTGCCAACTATCATGCGCTGACCTCGATGCAGGATCGGGCGCTGTTGGAGCGCTATACGCTAGATGTGGCCCTAGACTACCTGGCCCTGGGCCTGGACCCCGAACGGGCTACCTTCTTTCTGCAAAGCGACGTGCCGCAGGTGACGGAGCTAGCCTGGATTTTCAGCTGCCTTGTGCCCGTGAGCCTGCTCGAAAAGGGGGTCTCTTATAAGGACA harbors:
- a CDS encoding PHP domain-containing protein — its product is MGLADLHIHTIYSLDGTSTVRAVLKRAAEVGLDVVAITDHDEIRASLEALSLAPAYGLQVVPGSEVSTAEGHLLALFVYRTPPAGLSLGDTVRWVRDEGGLCIIPHPGQSRYSVRFGTIQRVLQEPDVAPFIVGMEVFNSSANSQRQNEIAHATLQRMRWPLAPISSSDAHLLSLIGSAATYFPGRTAEELRQALLARSTRAEVMDFAPRPLFFLQWGAHLALRYAGWVSVNRAPEVPAKKAFLGLKGGFRLPVASNV
- the trpE gene encoding anthranilate synthase component I, producing MVEQGASRYRRLFIRALAADLLSPVSAYLRLRRQGALSFLLESVEGGERLGRYSFIGCEPIGWLRSQRGRVRWTTSEAEEESPDVFRALEALVAAAGLPAQETDGSALPRFSGGAVGYIGYEAVRHIERLPEPKPAPFAIPEACFGLYDTLVAFDHVQRRLLLLTYAQDQLQAQRRLRALEERLRRPAPEEIDKPAPFMLLDRAPTSNQSREAFEAAVRRALAYIEAGDVFQVVLSQRWGIRYTGDPFQVYRALRIINPSPYLFYLDFGDFAVFGSSPEVLVRVEGCRAELLPIAGTRRRGRDPEEDAALERELLGDPKEQAEHVMLVDLGRNDLGRVAEPGSVRVERYGFVERYSHVMHLVSHVTARLRAEVSAVEALRACFPAGTVTGAPKVRAMEIIHELEPESRGPYAGAVGYLDLHGNLDTCIAIRTFIATRDRLFYQAGAGVVADSLPEREYEETLAKARALERALALASANLELSAIEPT
- a CDS encoding NADPH:quinone reductase; its protein translation is MQAIRVRAFGDPEVMRLEEVPTPEPAPGQVRVRIYAAGVNPVDAYIRSGVYGRLPELPYTPGHDGAGVVDAVGEGVKGLRTGDRVYVAGSITGTYAQYALCEADQVFPLPDRLSFAQGAALGIPYATAYRALFQKGRLKPGELVLVHGASGSVGLACLEWARLWGARVLGTAGTAEGMELIRSRGAEAAFNHRAPGYEDQILAWTEGRGVDLIVEMLANENLERDLGLLARGGRLIIVGSRGTIAITPRQLMNREAVLMGFMLFYTPPEERRQIHAAIQAGLQAGVLNPLVRAQWPLAEAPRAHRVVLEPGARGKIVLVPE